In the Styela clava chromosome 8, kaStyClav1.hap1.2, whole genome shotgun sequence genome, one interval contains:
- the LOC120345825 gene encoding condensin-2 complex subunit D3-L-like isoform X1, whose product MNENLILDIFQSLELTNLDEEWVDRMHSSEFTDDPEIDIDIPSSAINNLEDLNLALRNGSKLLANLSGQTRCSLLNELLKIGITSKVIQSWIYYLFHVGLKMSASFEQTLLCLLAADFYFLLLQLPGMSSSQLHHAILFEKAVNSLQMVTQVDATMSEEVGRKRKANVPLSQSQKRRKASNDKNTQEEEDHGNVVITPSQMANLYRLLNLTLTDFCKYLASVSLRSNEVSLKHAMQVLVKIANCLKTNAPISIIDYKSFRSDGSTADSFRLPYQQAVYALFLTISVKHGDVHQLCLTLFRFILPIIIMRDANIPSSTVSRSFFQNSEIFRKLVCHLFDVHGDSVSHSISVLTQNLIAQCPDRTEFRNHLATIVSCILQHMPTNWYADFCDWLRRMAVHSKIVYRSNTLATVGKLLCMPERLNDENDSLDPDTLVSTKHSYLLKIVVGRLLDVSPSVRSRALHVLVEMMEEGIVSPTALQEVVDARGKDLESETPATNASARGKSSTPATLHTVAAPTLMNSCTVIEDNKSTLLQLLSRCVLEPKAMVRKTAVQALEMALISDFVQPTDESMTILEKKCSDPSLMVRKQAISSISLVLMHHKSSKQAQACWARGVFPAVLDAESSIQEKSAALIESTILDNLNGSEEKSNLAWDLISFLATQKGEPLRAYLQTVCRQWNRQQKLNVGLVSKFAKELETPNKSAGAWLFLRLFTLYVCNKSIADHIVKTWVTEYKKANPLMFHINSTMTLGQICKHLHEDTIQQVMDICIQRLKMPHCPIQLISYLIETICNLIETLYKEKTDGQEWPQSLMEWCKAILQDADEYLYKVVMSTADGCSIWNEHSLIHQLYITGNIGKHCATKVPKRLILSMQALLTSTECLSNMSQLQSQISASQDVLQSQPLSQFVQSGGIPHHIRAHAVINLGKICLHNVQLAKKCIPAMVRELDTCDNAMVRNNVLIILTDLCVLQTQLVDPYLGDMANCLGVESVEVRRNALILINSLLKKDYVKWRGSLIFKFLTLLCDNNTELRNLVRFSLIEQTLRRNAGDIFFRHFVESIFYLNAYTEHNIFNRFAKTDRELRLFDFSGETKKSERMSIYVFMLEHMDDEHRIKLTGKLCTDILDSVVDGVIPLGNKANDVIADTLAILCGPDLKLKCMKSASDDDQDVEGMQNEAANIAKNAMKQKIISHVVKKNLVENIMPIIIAIKNLLVAKQSPLVGNVMLCLKEIMKDYKTEVQDLLTADKQLASEIEYDLKRFDREQEERFQREHPVSVADNTPTHSATVQSENENVIASPARVQIAVNQTVTNQQTPTRHKENRDPASPAHQFLSPTTAMRRQKGLGITAVLNYARKTMNQLKINDQDQNSDGQPPSNSLSKRAISTPARKTALGDLTFSNMTEISVIFTPVEKTTDQ is encoded by the exons ATGAATGAGAACTTGATCTTGGATATATTTCAATCGTTGGAACTGACAAATCTAGATGAGGAATGGGTTGATCGAATGCATTCATCAGAATTTACAGATGACCCAGAAATTGACATTGACATACCTTCTTCAGCTATCAATAACCTGGAAGACTTGAATTTAGCACTTCGAAATGGATCTAAGCTACTTGCGAACTTGTCTGGTCAAACAAGGTGCTCTTTGTTGAATGAACTTCTTAAAATTGGAATTACAAGTAAAGTCATTCAGTCTTGGATATATTATCTTTTCCACGTTGGTCTGAAAATGTCTGCTAGCTTTGAGCAGACACTATTATGTTTACTTGCAGCGGACTTTTACTTTTTGCTACTTCAGTTGCCTGGTATGAGTTCATCACAATTACATCATGCTATACTTTTTGAAAAAGCTGTGAATTCTCTACAGATGGTGACACAAGTTGATGCCACAATGTCTGAAGAAGTAGGACGCAAAAGAAAAGCAAATGTACCCCTAAGTCAATCACAGAAGCGGCGAAAGGCGAGCAATGATAAGAATACACAAGAAGAAGAAGATCATGGCAATGTTGTTATAACTCCATCGCAAATGGCAAATCTTTACAGGCTCCTTAATTTAACATTGACTGATTTCTGTAAATATTTAGCATCTGTTTCATTGAGGTCTAATGAGGTGTCGTTGAAACATGCTATGCAAGTCTTGGTGAAAATTGCAAATTGTTTGAAAACGAATGCTCCAATAAGCATTATAGATTACAAAAGTTTTCGTAGTGATGGTTCTACTGCGGACAGTTTTAGACTCCCATATCAACAAGCTGTTTATGCCTTGTTTTTGACAATTTCAGTAAAACATGGTGATGTTCATCAGTTGTGTTTGACCTTATTTCGATTCATTTTGCCCATAATTATAATGAGAGATGCTAACATTCCATCGTCTACTGTTTCACGATCCTTCTTTCAAAACTCGGAAATATTCCGAAAACTTGTTTGTCATTTGTTTGATGTTCATGGAGATTCCGTTTCCCATAGTATATCTGTACTGACACAAAACTTGATTGCTCAGTGTCCTGATCGTACAGAATTTCGCAATCATCTTGCAACCATCGTATCATGTATTTTGCAGCACATGCCTACAAATTGGTATGCTGACTTCTGTGATTGGCTCAGAAGAATGGCAGTACATTCAAAAATTGTATATCGAAGTAATACACTGGCAACTGTGGGGAAATTGCTTTGTATGCCCGAGCGTCTGAATGATGAGAATGATTCTCTCGATCCAGACACTCTTGTTTCCACAAAGCACAGCTATTTGCTAAAGATAGTTGTTGGAAGATTGTTAGATGTGTCTCCATCTGTGCGATCGAGAGCTTTGCATGTTCTTGTTGAAATGATGGAGGAGGGGATTGTTTCTCCAACAGCGCTACAGGAGGTCGTGGATGCAAGAGGAAAAGATTTAGAATCTGAAACACCTGCAACCAATGCATCAGCTAGAGGAAAATCCAGCACACCGGCTACTCTTCACACAGTTGCTGCCCCCACTCTGATGAACAGTTGCACAGTAATTGAGGATAACAAATCAACCCTCTTACAACTACTTTCCAGATGTGTTTTGGAACCCAAAGCCATGGTTCGCAAAACAGCAGTGCAAGCATTAGAAATGGCTTTGATCTCAGACTTTGTACAACCAACTGATGAGAGCATGACAATTCTGGAAAAGAAATGCAGTGACCCATCACTAATGGTGCGTAAGCAGGCTATTAGTAGTATTTCTCTAGTATTAATGCACCACAAGTCTTCCAAGCAAGCACAGGCATGTTGGGCTCGGGGTGTTTTTCCTGCAGTACTGGATGCTGAAAGTTCCATCCAGGAAAAGTCTGCTGCTCTTATTGAGTCAACCATTTTAGATAACTTGAATGGTTCTGAGGAAAAGTCAAATCTAGCTTGGGATCTCATTTCCTTTCTTGCAACTCAAAAAGGTGAACCTCTGCGAGCATATTTACAAACAGTCTGCAGGCAATGGAATCGTCAGCAAAAATTGAATGTTGGTTTAGTATCTAAATTCGCCAAGGAACTTGAGACGCCCAATAAATCAGCAGGAGCTTGGCTTTTCTTAAGATTATTCACCTTATATGTTTGCAATAAAAGCATAGCTGATCATATTGTAAAAACCTGGGTGACTGAATATAAGAAAGCAAATCCATTGATGTTTCATATAAATTCCACTATGACACTGGGGCAAATTTGCAAGCATTTGCACGAAGACACTATCCAACAAGTAATGGACATTTGTATTCAGCGCCTAAAGATGCCACATTGTCCAATTCAGCTGATCTCCTACCTAATTGAGACCATTTGTAACTTGATCGAAACACTTTATAAAGAAAAAACCGATGGCCAAGAGTGGCCCCAATCATTAATGGAATGGTGTAAGGCAATCCTACAAGACGCTGACGAATATTTGTATAAAGTTGTAATGAGCACTGCAGATGGGTGTTCAATTTGGAACGAACACTCTCTCATACATCAATTGTATATTACTGGGAATATTGGTAAGCATTGTGCTACCAAAGTGCCAAAAAGACTTATTTTGTCAATGCAAGCTTTGCTTACTAGCACAGAATGTCTCAGTAATATGTCACAGCTTCAAAGCCAAATCTCTGCGAGCCAAGATGTTCTTCAATCACAACCTTTGTCACAGTTTGTTCAGTCTGGAGGTATTCCTCACCATATTCGTGCTCATGCTGTCATAAATTTAG ggAAGATTTGTCTCCACAATGTTCAATTGGCAAAAAAATGTATTCCTGCAATGGTTCGTGAGTTGGATACATGTGATAATGCAATGGTGAGAAATAATGTGTTGATCATACTGACTGATCTTTGTGTGTTACAAACACAATTAGTTGATCCGTATTTGGGTGATATGGCAAATTGTCTTGGAGTTGAATCAGTTGAAGTACGAAG GAATGCTTTGATCCTTATTAATAGCTTACTGAAGAAGGACTATGTTAAGTGGAGAGGAAGccttatattcaaatttttgacaCTGCTTTGCGATAATAATACTGAGCTTAGGAATCTAGTTCGATTCAGTCTTATTGAACAAACTCTTCGAAGAAATGCTGGAGATATTTTTTTCCGACATTTTGTGGAatcgatattttatttaaatgcaTACACGGAACACAACATATTCAACAGATTCGCTAAAACTGACAGGGAATTAAG GTTGTTTGACTTTTCTGGAGAAACTAAGAAATCGGAGAGGATGtctatttatgtatttatgCTTGAGCACATGGATGATGAACATCGAATTAAGCTTACTGGAAAATTATGTACTGATATTTTGGATTCTGTTGTCGACGGCGTTATTCCTTTGGGGAACAAAGCTAATGATGTCATAGCAGACACTCTTGCAATTCTTTGTGGACCG GATCTGAAGTTGAAATGCATGAAATCTGCATCAGATGATGATCAAGATGTTGAAGGAATGCAAAATGAAGCCGCAAACATTGCAAAAAATGCAATGAAACAAAAGATCATATCccat gtgGTAAAAAAGAATCTAGTTGAAAACATCATGCCAATTATTATTGCAATTAAGAATTTGCTGGTTGCTAAGCAAAGCCCTCTCGTTGGAAACGTTATGTTGTGTTTAAAAGAAATAATGAAG GATTATAAAACAGAAGTTCAAGATCTTCTGACGGCAGATAAACAACTAGCAAGTGAAATTGAGTATGATCTGAAACGCTTTGACAGAGAACAAGAGGAGAG GTTTCAACGAGAGCATCCAGTTTCTGTTGCTGATAATACTCCCACACATTCTGCTACTGTTCAGAGTGAAAATGAGAATGTTATTGCCAGCCCAGCACGTGTTCAGATTGCGGTAAATCAGACAGTCACAAATCAACAAACACCTACTAGACACAAGGAGAACCGAGACCCTGCGAGCCCAGCTCATCAATTTCTCAGTCCTACAACAGCTATGAGAAGGCAAAAAGGTTTAGGGATAACTGCGGTGTTGAATTATGCCAGGAAGACAATGAATCAGCTGAAAATTAATGACCAAGATCAGAACTCTGATGGACAACCTCCGTCCAACAG TTTATCAAAAAGAGCGATATCGACGCCAGCAAGAAAAACTGCGCTCGGAGATCTCACATTCTCCAACATGACAGAAATCAGTGTGATATTTACACCTGTCGAAAAGACCACTGATCAGTGA
- the LOC120345825 gene encoding condensin-2 complex subunit D3-L-like isoform X2 produces MVTQVDATMSEEVGRKRKANVPLSQSQKRRKASNDKNTQEEEDHGNVVITPSQMANLYRLLNLTLTDFCKYLASVSLRSNEVSLKHAMQVLVKIANCLKTNAPISIIDYKSFRSDGSTADSFRLPYQQAVYALFLTISVKHGDVHQLCLTLFRFILPIIIMRDANIPSSTVSRSFFQNSEIFRKLVCHLFDVHGDSVSHSISVLTQNLIAQCPDRTEFRNHLATIVSCILQHMPTNWYADFCDWLRRMAVHSKIVYRSNTLATVGKLLCMPERLNDENDSLDPDTLVSTKHSYLLKIVVGRLLDVSPSVRSRALHVLVEMMEEGIVSPTALQEVVDARGKDLESETPATNASARGKSSTPATLHTVAAPTLMNSCTVIEDNKSTLLQLLSRCVLEPKAMVRKTAVQALEMALISDFVQPTDESMTILEKKCSDPSLMVRKQAISSISLVLMHHKSSKQAQACWARGVFPAVLDAESSIQEKSAALIESTILDNLNGSEEKSNLAWDLISFLATQKGEPLRAYLQTVCRQWNRQQKLNVGLVSKFAKELETPNKSAGAWLFLRLFTLYVCNKSIADHIVKTWVTEYKKANPLMFHINSTMTLGQICKHLHEDTIQQVMDICIQRLKMPHCPIQLISYLIETICNLIETLYKEKTDGQEWPQSLMEWCKAILQDADEYLYKVVMSTADGCSIWNEHSLIHQLYITGNIGKHCATKVPKRLILSMQALLTSTECLSNMSQLQSQISASQDVLQSQPLSQFVQSGGIPHHIRAHAVINLGKICLHNVQLAKKCIPAMVRELDTCDNAMVRNNVLIILTDLCVLQTQLVDPYLGDMANCLGVESVEVRRNALILINSLLKKDYVKWRGSLIFKFLTLLCDNNTELRNLVRFSLIEQTLRRNAGDIFFRHFVESIFYLNAYTEHNIFNRFAKTDRELRLFDFSGETKKSERMSIYVFMLEHMDDEHRIKLTGKLCTDILDSVVDGVIPLGNKANDVIADTLAILCGPDLKLKCMKSASDDDQDVEGMQNEAANIAKNAMKQKIISHVVKKNLVENIMPIIIAIKNLLVAKQSPLVGNVMLCLKEIMKDYKTEVQDLLTADKQLASEIEYDLKRFDREQEERFQREHPVSVADNTPTHSATVQSENENVIASPARVQIAVNQTVTNQQTPTRHKENRDPASPAHQFLSPTTAMRRQKGLGITAVLNYARKTMNQLKINDQDQNSDGQPPSNSLSKRAISTPARKTALGDLTFSNMTEISVIFTPVEKTTDQ; encoded by the exons ATGGTGACACAAGTTGATGCCACAATGTCTGAAGAAGTAGGACGCAAAAGAAAAGCAAATGTACCCCTAAGTCAATCACAGAAGCGGCGAAAGGCGAGCAATGATAAGAATACACAAGAAGAAGAAGATCATGGCAATGTTGTTATAACTCCATCGCAAATGGCAAATCTTTACAGGCTCCTTAATTTAACATTGACTGATTTCTGTAAATATTTAGCATCTGTTTCATTGAGGTCTAATGAGGTGTCGTTGAAACATGCTATGCAAGTCTTGGTGAAAATTGCAAATTGTTTGAAAACGAATGCTCCAATAAGCATTATAGATTACAAAAGTTTTCGTAGTGATGGTTCTACTGCGGACAGTTTTAGACTCCCATATCAACAAGCTGTTTATGCCTTGTTTTTGACAATTTCAGTAAAACATGGTGATGTTCATCAGTTGTGTTTGACCTTATTTCGATTCATTTTGCCCATAATTATAATGAGAGATGCTAACATTCCATCGTCTACTGTTTCACGATCCTTCTTTCAAAACTCGGAAATATTCCGAAAACTTGTTTGTCATTTGTTTGATGTTCATGGAGATTCCGTTTCCCATAGTATATCTGTACTGACACAAAACTTGATTGCTCAGTGTCCTGATCGTACAGAATTTCGCAATCATCTTGCAACCATCGTATCATGTATTTTGCAGCACATGCCTACAAATTGGTATGCTGACTTCTGTGATTGGCTCAGAAGAATGGCAGTACATTCAAAAATTGTATATCGAAGTAATACACTGGCAACTGTGGGGAAATTGCTTTGTATGCCCGAGCGTCTGAATGATGAGAATGATTCTCTCGATCCAGACACTCTTGTTTCCACAAAGCACAGCTATTTGCTAAAGATAGTTGTTGGAAGATTGTTAGATGTGTCTCCATCTGTGCGATCGAGAGCTTTGCATGTTCTTGTTGAAATGATGGAGGAGGGGATTGTTTCTCCAACAGCGCTACAGGAGGTCGTGGATGCAAGAGGAAAAGATTTAGAATCTGAAACACCTGCAACCAATGCATCAGCTAGAGGAAAATCCAGCACACCGGCTACTCTTCACACAGTTGCTGCCCCCACTCTGATGAACAGTTGCACAGTAATTGAGGATAACAAATCAACCCTCTTACAACTACTTTCCAGATGTGTTTTGGAACCCAAAGCCATGGTTCGCAAAACAGCAGTGCAAGCATTAGAAATGGCTTTGATCTCAGACTTTGTACAACCAACTGATGAGAGCATGACAATTCTGGAAAAGAAATGCAGTGACCCATCACTAATGGTGCGTAAGCAGGCTATTAGTAGTATTTCTCTAGTATTAATGCACCACAAGTCTTCCAAGCAAGCACAGGCATGTTGGGCTCGGGGTGTTTTTCCTGCAGTACTGGATGCTGAAAGTTCCATCCAGGAAAAGTCTGCTGCTCTTATTGAGTCAACCATTTTAGATAACTTGAATGGTTCTGAGGAAAAGTCAAATCTAGCTTGGGATCTCATTTCCTTTCTTGCAACTCAAAAAGGTGAACCTCTGCGAGCATATTTACAAACAGTCTGCAGGCAATGGAATCGTCAGCAAAAATTGAATGTTGGTTTAGTATCTAAATTCGCCAAGGAACTTGAGACGCCCAATAAATCAGCAGGAGCTTGGCTTTTCTTAAGATTATTCACCTTATATGTTTGCAATAAAAGCATAGCTGATCATATTGTAAAAACCTGGGTGACTGAATATAAGAAAGCAAATCCATTGATGTTTCATATAAATTCCACTATGACACTGGGGCAAATTTGCAAGCATTTGCACGAAGACACTATCCAACAAGTAATGGACATTTGTATTCAGCGCCTAAAGATGCCACATTGTCCAATTCAGCTGATCTCCTACCTAATTGAGACCATTTGTAACTTGATCGAAACACTTTATAAAGAAAAAACCGATGGCCAAGAGTGGCCCCAATCATTAATGGAATGGTGTAAGGCAATCCTACAAGACGCTGACGAATATTTGTATAAAGTTGTAATGAGCACTGCAGATGGGTGTTCAATTTGGAACGAACACTCTCTCATACATCAATTGTATATTACTGGGAATATTGGTAAGCATTGTGCTACCAAAGTGCCAAAAAGACTTATTTTGTCAATGCAAGCTTTGCTTACTAGCACAGAATGTCTCAGTAATATGTCACAGCTTCAAAGCCAAATCTCTGCGAGCCAAGATGTTCTTCAATCACAACCTTTGTCACAGTTTGTTCAGTCTGGAGGTATTCCTCACCATATTCGTGCTCATGCTGTCATAAATTTAG ggAAGATTTGTCTCCACAATGTTCAATTGGCAAAAAAATGTATTCCTGCAATGGTTCGTGAGTTGGATACATGTGATAATGCAATGGTGAGAAATAATGTGTTGATCATACTGACTGATCTTTGTGTGTTACAAACACAATTAGTTGATCCGTATTTGGGTGATATGGCAAATTGTCTTGGAGTTGAATCAGTTGAAGTACGAAG GAATGCTTTGATCCTTATTAATAGCTTACTGAAGAAGGACTATGTTAAGTGGAGAGGAAGccttatattcaaatttttgacaCTGCTTTGCGATAATAATACTGAGCTTAGGAATCTAGTTCGATTCAGTCTTATTGAACAAACTCTTCGAAGAAATGCTGGAGATATTTTTTTCCGACATTTTGTGGAatcgatattttatttaaatgcaTACACGGAACACAACATATTCAACAGATTCGCTAAAACTGACAGGGAATTAAG GTTGTTTGACTTTTCTGGAGAAACTAAGAAATCGGAGAGGATGtctatttatgtatttatgCTTGAGCACATGGATGATGAACATCGAATTAAGCTTACTGGAAAATTATGTACTGATATTTTGGATTCTGTTGTCGACGGCGTTATTCCTTTGGGGAACAAAGCTAATGATGTCATAGCAGACACTCTTGCAATTCTTTGTGGACCG GATCTGAAGTTGAAATGCATGAAATCTGCATCAGATGATGATCAAGATGTTGAAGGAATGCAAAATGAAGCCGCAAACATTGCAAAAAATGCAATGAAACAAAAGATCATATCccat gtgGTAAAAAAGAATCTAGTTGAAAACATCATGCCAATTATTATTGCAATTAAGAATTTGCTGGTTGCTAAGCAAAGCCCTCTCGTTGGAAACGTTATGTTGTGTTTAAAAGAAATAATGAAG GATTATAAAACAGAAGTTCAAGATCTTCTGACGGCAGATAAACAACTAGCAAGTGAAATTGAGTATGATCTGAAACGCTTTGACAGAGAACAAGAGGAGAG GTTTCAACGAGAGCATCCAGTTTCTGTTGCTGATAATACTCCCACACATTCTGCTACTGTTCAGAGTGAAAATGAGAATGTTATTGCCAGCCCAGCACGTGTTCAGATTGCGGTAAATCAGACAGTCACAAATCAACAAACACCTACTAGACACAAGGAGAACCGAGACCCTGCGAGCCCAGCTCATCAATTTCTCAGTCCTACAACAGCTATGAGAAGGCAAAAAGGTTTAGGGATAACTGCGGTGTTGAATTATGCCAGGAAGACAATGAATCAGCTGAAAATTAATGACCAAGATCAGAACTCTGATGGACAACCTCCGTCCAACAG TTTATCAAAAAGAGCGATATCGACGCCAGCAAGAAAAACTGCGCTCGGAGATCTCACATTCTCCAACATGACAGAAATCAGTGTGATATTTACACCTGTCGAAAAGACCACTGATCAGTGA
- the LOC120346108 gene encoding uncharacterized protein LOC120346108, whose protein sequence is MMKVIVAGLPKTGTKSMTMALRKLGYTVYDYMENLYYLEGEWELIFKGMVSKELFHKMYDKLDAVVDIPACYFWEDIHKAFPDSKVILTVRDSEELWLKSLLYHMQRLDGLILVRIMQFLEILTNRQTAILFSLSWKYTLGIERTVWRRRSFLDEDMLLMKYRNHNSRVIQNVSTNKLLVFNCKDGWDPLCKFLEKQVPDEPFPHVNIHSDIMDTAPRLPLARQYQKEVACSALLLFLKYSILIYIVYCIISFFTSFI, encoded by the exons ATGATGAAGGTCATCGTAGCGGGTCTACCTAAAACGGGTACCAAATCTATGACCATGGCTTTGAGAAAGTTGGGCTATACCGTGTACGATTACATGGAAAACTTGTATTACTTGGAAGGAGAATGGGAACTAATTTTTAAAGGTATGGTGTCAAAAGAACTATTTCACAAGATGTATGACAAACTAGACGCCGTCGTCGATATACCAGCATGTTATTTCTGGGAAGACATTCACAAAGCTTTTCCAGATAGTAAG GTTATCCTCACGGTGAGAGATTCTGAAGAACTCTGGCTAAAAAGTTTGCTTTATCACATGCAAAGATTGGATGGACTTATTCTCGTCAGAATCATGCAATTTCTGGAAATTTTAACAAACCGGCAAACAGCAATTTTATTTAGCTTATCAT GGAAATATACTTTGGGAATTGAAAGAACTGTGTGGCGGAGGCGAAGCTTTCTGGACGAAGATATGTTGCTGATGAAATACAGAAATCACAACTCTCGAGTTATACAA AATGTATCTACGAATAAATTGTTGGTTTTCAACTGCAAAGATGGTTGGGATCCTTTGTGCAAGTTTCTCGAAAAACAAGTTCCTGACGAACCTTTTCCACACGTCAATATACATTCAGATATAATGGACACTGCACCAAGACTGCCACTCGCTAGACAATATCAAAAAGAGGTGGCCTGTTCTGCACTCCTACTTTTCTTGAAATACtctatattaatttatatagtTTATTGCATAATCTCATTTTTTACGTCTTTTATATGA